ACCCGGGGCCAAGGTGGGCAATTTTTCGGAAATAAAAAAATCGAGGATAGGAAAGGGCTCAAAAGTGCCGCATCTGAGCTATGTGGGCGACACAGTCATGGGGGAAAAAGTAAATGTGGGCGCCGGCACCATAACCTGTAATTACGACGGAAAGAATAAAAATAAAACGATCATCGGGGACGGGGTTTTTATCGGTTCTAATACCAATCTGGTGGCTCCGGTAGAGATAGGCGCCGGCGCGCTGATAGCGGCCGGCTCGACCATAACGGATAATGTTCCGCCCGGCAAACTTGCCCTTGCCAGGGCCCGTCAGGTGCTGAAGGATAAGAGGTAAAACCATGATGAGCGATGCTTGGAAGACCGGAACGCTTAAAATAATCAGCGGCAGCGCCAATGCGGAGCTTTCGCAAAAGATCTGCGCCATACTTGCGGAGCCTCTCTGCGAGGCTAAGGTGGGGCGGTTCGCCGACGGAGAGATAGACGTGCAGATAATGGAAAATGTGCGCGGAGACGATTGCTACGTAATTCAGCCCACCTGCCCGCCGGTGAACGAAAATGTTATGGAATTGCTTATTACCCTCGACGCTTTGCGGCGCGCTTCGGCGGGCCGCATTACCGCCGTTGTTCCTTATTACGGCTATGCCAGGGCGGACCGCAAGCCGGCCCCCCGCGTGGCCATAACGGCGAAACTGGTGGCAAATCTTATCACTTCCGCCGGCGCGGACAGGGTTATCGCCATAGATCTGCACGCGGCGCAGATACAGGGTTTTTTTGACATCCCCATGGACCACTTGTACGCCAGGCCCGTGGTGCTGGAGCACATAAAGGGCAGGGATATAACGAACCTGGTGGTGGTGTCCCCCGATGTGGGCAGCGTGGAGCGGGCCAGGTCTTTCGCCAAGCGTCTTAACGCGGGGCTTGTCATCATAGACAAAAGGCGGCCCCGGCCCAACGAGGCCATGGTTTACAATATCATCGGCTCAGTGGAAGGAATGACCTGCTTTATTTTTGATGATCTGGTGGATACTGCGGGCACCCTTACCCAGGTGGCGTACGCCCTGAAAGAGCGCGGCGCTACCAAAATAGTGGCCGCCTGCACCCACGGCGTTTTATCAAGGGATGCGTTCGAAAAGATCAACGTTTCCCCCATAGAAGAGCTGATCTTGACGGATACCATACCCGTAGATGCCTCAAAAAGTGCTAAAATTAAGGTAATATCGGTGGCGCCGCTTCTGGCGGAGGCCATAAAACGAAATCACATTGGCAAGTCTATCAGTGAGCTTTTCAAGTGATGGAAGAGATTACAGCGATCGATTAGGGAAAGGTAAATCGATGTAATCGGGAGCGTTTTTCAGCGCCCCAAATTCACCGGGAGAAAAAATTATGGAACAAATAATCGTGGAAGCGCAGCTCAGGGATAAAATAGGCGGAAAAAAAGGCCTGTCTCTTTTAAGGCAGGGCGGAAGCATCCCCGCCGTTATTTACGGAACCGGCAAGCCCGCGGTACATGTTACCGTTGGGGAGAAAGAAATACTCTCCGTGCTGAAGAAAGGCGCCAATTCCGTTGTGAAAATAAAGTATGCGGACAACGAGGATACCGCCATCCTTAAGGAAGTGCAGAAGCATGTGGTTACCGGAAAGCTTTTGCATATAGATTTCCAGCGCATCTCCATGACCGACAAGATAAAGGTAAAAGTGCGCGTGAAACTGGTGGGAGACGCTTACGGGGTAAAGGTGGAAAGCGGAATTGTTGAGCATAACATGAGGGAACTGAA
The sequence above is a segment of the Elusimicrobiota bacterium genome. Coding sequences within it:
- a CDS encoding ribose-phosphate pyrophosphokinase, translated to MSDAWKTGTLKIISGSANAELSQKICAILAEPLCEAKVGRFADGEIDVQIMENVRGDDCYVIQPTCPPVNENVMELLITLDALRRASAGRITAVVPYYGYARADRKPAPRVAITAKLVANLITSAGADRVIAIDLHAAQIQGFFDIPMDHLYARPVVLEHIKGRDITNLVVVSPDVGSVERARSFAKRLNAGLVIIDKRRPRPNEAMVYNIIGSVEGMTCFIFDDLVDTAGTLTQVAYALKERGATKIVAACTHGVLSRDAFEKINVSPIEELILTDTIPVDASKSAKIKVISVAPLLAEAIKRNHIGKSISELFK
- a CDS encoding 50S ribosomal protein L25; amino-acid sequence: MEQIIVEAQLRDKIGGKKGLSLLRQGGSIPAVIYGTGKPAVHVTVGEKEILSVLKKGANSVVKIKYADNEDTAILKEVQKHVVTGKLLHIDFQRISMTDKIKVKVRVKLVGDAYGVKVESGIVEHNMRELNVLCLPTDIPKEIEVNIAEMHLNDVIRVKDIKSDKAEIIEDAEHIVVSVVAPKEEKVETPVAAAGATAAEPEVIAKGKKEEGEEGAAPDAAKGAKPADAGHAAGKPEDKKPAAPKK